DNA sequence from the Pedobacter schmidteae genome:
GTACTGGTCGGATTTGAACTGAAAGCTGTTGTAGGAGATGCCAAAGTTATTTGAAAAGGAGGGCCTCAGTGCCGAATTTCCAACAACTTCGTACAGTGGGGTATTGATTTGGCGTACGGGCTGCAGCTGATCTATACTGGGTTGCTGCATATAACCATTGTAATTGATGGTCAGGCTGGTGCTGTTGTTTACTTTGTAGAATATGTTGGTTCGGGGCGACAGGTTAAGGTAGTTTCTTCTGAAATTGGTACCCTTATCCAGGTCGTTCAGCTCAAATTTGGTATGTGTGGCTTCAAGCCCACTGGATACCGAAAATTTTTCGTTGTTGTATTGCAGGATCATTTTTCCCACGTTAGAAAAATTGATGAATTTGAAGTCGTTACTCAGTGAGTCTATTTTGGCAGAATTTGGTTTAAGATTGTCAAAAACAAGTCTGTTGCTACCAGATGAAATGGTTTTAAAGCTGTAGCCGGCTTCCAGTGTCCATCTTTTTGACAGTGGATCGGTATAATTGATGCGGGCACCTACCGAATTTTGAGTGCCGGAGTTCCTTTTTCTAAGGTCTGTGTCTTCTGTTTTTCCTGGTATACCTGCGCTATTAAAGTAATTGGTTACGTTTAAACTATTCTCGTAGCTTTTGCTGGTCTGGCTTTCGGGTTGGAGGTCGATGGATAAAGTTCGGCCTCTTTTTTTGAATCTTTTAGACCAGTTGATGTTTCCGTTGTAGGTTTCGCTATTGCCATTGCCGGTATTTTCCTGATTGTTCTGACTGATAAAAAGACCTGTATTACTTAGTGTGGCACTTTTGCTAGTAGAATTGTTGCGGTTGCGGCTTTTGCTGAGACCAAATGATAACTTCAGTGTAGAGAGAGGGCTGGCGTTATAGGTGTAGGTTCCTTTTAATGATTCGCCGGCAACTTTTGCATAACTGTCCGATCGTCCGTTGCTGGTAAATTTGGTTTCGTTGGGTAGCAATTCTTCAGAACTGGCGGTGGTATGGTTTTCGTTTTTGTTGTCGAAACTTTTAAAATTGATTTTAATGCCCATTTTATTGTCCGAAAATTTATCGGCATAGTAAGCACCTATACTTAAATTATTGGGTAGGCCACCAGATGCTGCAATATAATCCTCGTCATCGGCATCGGCTACATACATAATGGAGCTGCCATCATCACCAACTTCTATCAGATCGTACTCTTCTCCCTTTAGTTTTCGCATGGAAGTATTGATTTTCGATTCGTTATTTAAGGTCGAATAAGTGCCATAAACTGCTGCTTTTAGTTTATTTTTAAACACCCCGATCATGCCACCATAGTCGCCCAGATTGTCCATATTGCTGTTCAGGTCGATGGTAGAGAGGTACCCGTTTTTCGAATTCTCTTTGAGTTTGATGTTGATGGTTTTATTTTTTATGCCATCGTCAATGCCGGTCAGCTCGGCACTTTTGCTTTTTTTATCATACACTTGTATTTCTTCAACCGCATTTGCTTTGAGATATCTGGTGGCCAATAGTGGATCATCGCCAAAAAACTCATCCCCATCAACCAATACCGTTTTTACTGTTTTACCCTGTGCTTTAATATTACCATTTTTATCAACCTCTATTCCCGGTAGCCTTTTTAGCAGCTCTTGTACATTGGCATTGCTACGTACGGCAAAGCTATCGGCCTGGAAAACTATGGTGTCACCTTTCATTCTTATGGCGCTTTTTGTCGCTTGTATGACTACTTCATGTAACAGTTTCGATTTCAGCTCCATATTGATGTGACCTAAATTGATGTTGGAAGTATCGGATAATCTTAAATTGCGGATATAATCGCCCATTTTCGGATAGGAAATCAATATTTTGTAGTCGCCCTTTTTAAGATTGGAAAACTCGAAATATCCCAGCTTGTCGGTCCGTGTTGTTTTGATCATGACCGAATCTGTAGCTCTGATGAGTAGGACAGTACTGTGCTCTAGTTTTATTTTTTCTGTGGAATCTGTAACTACGCCCTTTATGTTTGCTTTTTGTGCCATGGCAGTAAAAACAGAAAACAGCAACAGAATATTAAGAAAAATTGTTTTGAGCATATATATGTTGTGGCAAACGGGCGTAATTCTTAAAGCTAAGAACTATTTTTTTGTCTGCATCAATTTTTGGAAATAATATTCTTTTTTGGTTGTGTGCGAAAAAGAAGTCTACGAGATATGAAATGGAGCTTTTGTAGGCCTATGATGGGTTTAAAATAAGCTGATCATAAAAAAAGCCCGAAATTTTCGGGCTTTTTTTGTAAATGTATATTTGGTTAGAATATGCTGGTTTTCAATCAATCAAACTGATTGATTGCTGTTTGATTATATAAACATAATATAAAATTTATAAGAATCATAATTTTATTTTTATTTTTTTTTGAAGAGATATACAAAGTATGGCTTTTTTACGTTCGTACACTCTTCCAGCTATTAAAAAGAACCTTTTTTAGCAATTAAATTAAACACAGTTTATTTACAGCAATTGTAATAAGGCTTTACTTTTTTTTCCTGCTCCGACCAGGCAATGTATATATTGCTTTCTTTTCCGGTGCGATATTTGAAACCATTTAGTGATGATTGTTTGAGTTCGTTATAAAATTTTTTGTCGGGCGCATACTGGTCCGGATCTTCATTTTCGGTAACCGCAGGTTCCAGGAAATTTTCATCGTCCAGAAATAACTTGTATTCATTTAAAATGAAAGCCATCTGGTCACTTTCCTTTTTTAAATCAACAGTTGATTTGTAGTTGTTGATCAGATCGGTCGCTTTAAAGTTTTTCTCATATAATAGTTTTCCATCGTGGGCTGTAATGGTAAATTTAATGACCAGCTCTTTCAGGAAATCACCCTCAAGGGCTACTTTAAATGTGTCGGCCAGTAGGGTATCGCTAAAAGGTTTTACTACAACCTGATCTGAAACATCACCTTTTACTTCCTGTCCCGAAGGATGGCAGGCACTTATAAACACGAAGAGCAATAAAATTGGGATAAGATAACTTTTCATACGTGTACCTAATATAAGGAATAATCAGATGGATCAGCTAACGATTTTATTCAAATCTTCGGGTGTATCTATAGCGATGGTTTCAAGCTGGGTGATGCGGGTTTGTATGGTATAACCGTTTTCTATCCAGCGTAGTTGTTCCAGGCTTTCGGCCATTTCTAACGTCGAGGGCTGTAGCCTGGTAATCTGCGCCAGGGTAGAGGCGGTATAACCGTAAATGCCAATATGTTTGTAAAACTGATGTGCTTTTAACCATTGGGCTTTTTCGGCGTTTCTGATATAAGGAATGGTATGCCTGCTGAAATAAATAGCTTGCTGATAGCTGTTGATCACTACTTTTGGAATGTTGTTGTTAAACAATTCTTCTTCGGTATGAATTTTCTTTATTAAGGTAGCCAATTGCACATCAGGTTGTTCAAAGCAAGATACCAAAAGATCAATTTGTTTGGGGTTGATGAAAGGTTCATCGCCCTGTATATTGATGACAATGTCGAAATCAGGCAATTGCTGCGCTACTTCAGCACAGCGGTCTGTACCACTCTGGTGTGTGGCACCAGTCATGATACATTCACCTCCAAAGTTAGTTACAGCAGTCGCAATTCGCTCATCATCAGTAGCCACCACTACTTTATGTAAAGTGCTGGCCTTTGATGCTTGCTCATACACCCGCTGAATCATGCTTTTTCCTTGAATATCGATTAAAGGCTTACCCGGAAAACGAGTAGAAGCATATCGTGCAGGAATAATGCCCAGTACTTTCATGTTAAAACAGTCCGTTAATCTCGGCTTCTATAGATTGGATAATGCTACCCAGGTCTTCGGGGTTATTGGTGAAATCAAGTTTATCCTTGTCCAGAATCAGTAATTTACCAAGATTATAGTTTTTAATCCAGGTTTCATACTTTTCATTAAGTTTCGCCAGGTAATCTATGCGGATACTGGTTTCGTATTCGCGGCCACGGCGTTGGATATTGTTGACCAATGTTGGTACAGATGCACGAAGGTAAACCAGTAAATCTGGTGGTTTAATGAATGAAGTGATGTTTTCAAAAATGGATTTATAGTTTTGATGATCTCTGGTAGTCATCAATCCCATTTCATGCAGGTTGTCGGCAAAAATATGTGCATCTTCGTAGATGGTTCTGTCCTGAATTACATTTCTATTGAAATTCTCAATGTCTGCAATCTGCTGAAAACGGCTGTTCAGGAAATAGATTTGCAGGTTGAAACTCCAACGTTTCATGTCGCTGTAAAAATCCTCCAGGTACGGATTATTATCTACGGCTTCATAAAGTGCTTCCCATCCATAATTTTTGGCTAGTAAACCAGTTAAAGTAGTTTTTCCTGCGCCAATATTTCCAACTATTGCTATGTGCATATATTTTTAGCTATAAGATTTTAGGGGTGAGTTTTAGATTTTTGATGGGAGATTTGAGATATGAGGCATGATGTGTAACCCTATGTATCTCAAATCTAGCGTCTCGTATCTCAAATCACTTTTCCCAAATCTAATCATTTAAAATGATTTAAAACCAATGATTTCTCTAACCTCTCTGATGGTTCTTTGCGCGCTTTCTCTTGCTTTTAGAGCTCCATGTTTGGCTACCTGACGTAAGTAGGAGTTGTCTTTAGACAGCTCTTCAATGCGCTCGCGGATAGGAGAGTTGAATACGATCATATCTTCGGCAAGCTGTTTTTTGAAGTCGCCATAACGGATCCCCATTTTATTATACAGGTCCTCAAAATGAGCCAGGGTGTCGGCCGGCGAAACAATTTTCATCAGGTCGAACAGGTTTTGTATGGCTTCGGGTTTTGCCTGATTCTCGGTAGTCGGACCGCTATCGGTTACTGCGCGGGCAACTTTTTTACGGATAATTTCGGGGCTATCTGATAGGTAAACGCAACTACCTTCGCCATTAGATTTACTCATTTTTCCATTTCCATCCAGTCCTGGTACTTTAACCAGATTTGCAGCATAGTTAAACGCAAATGATTCCGGGAAATACTCAGTTTGATATAGTCTGTTGAAACGATTTCCAAAGGTACGGGTAAATTCAAGGTGTTGTTCCTGATCTTTACCTACAGGCACCTTGGTAGCTTTATGGATCAGAATATCGGCCGCCATTAATGTAGGATAAGTTAATAACCCGGCATTTACATTGTCGGGTTGCGACCTTACTTTGTCTTTAAATGAGGTACTTCTTTCCAGTTCGCCCATATAGGCGTTCATGTTCAGGTACAGATAAAGTTCGGCTACTTCCGGAACATCAGATTGTATATATATGGTGGTTTCTTCAGGGTTGATGCCACAGGCAAGGTACTCTACCAATACATGCTTTACATACCCATGTAAATCCTGAGGAGTAGGATGGGTGGTTAAGGAATGAAGGTCGGCAATAAAAAAATAGCAGTTATAATCATACTGCATTTTTACAAAGTTGGTTACTGCACCAAAATAATTTCCTAAGTGTAATTTCCCCGTCGGACGAATACCACTAACTACCGTTTCTTTCATCTGTATTTTATATTGTTAAATTGAAGCGGCTATGTCATTAAGGTGGTTGATCCTATTCTTGACAACCGCATTAATGGCAAAAACTTCAAGAGGCCGAAATTAATAAAAAACCCTAATTCGGACAGCTTATAATTTCTTTTTTTATGCATAATTTAATTGTTTATTGCTTAATTGCAGTTTAGTGACGAAATAGGACCTTTTATTGTATTTTAAATTTAATGATCAACATTCTGAAACAAGCACACCGTATCTATTCTATTTTTGTCATACTGGTCTGCTCTCTTTTTTTTCTGCCATTTTATTACCTGCTGGCCGGAAATCCAAAAAACTACGGAAGCCTAAATCGGTTGCGTAAATTGAAAAGCAGACTTTGTGCGCTGTTTATCGGTTTGGTTCCCCGCATTACTTTTGAACAGCCTCTGCAACCGGGGCAGACCTATATTTACTGTGCGAATCACGCCTCTAATCATGACATTATGCTGCTTTGTATACTGGCCGAGGGTCGGTTCCATTTTATGGGAAAAGAGGAATTGTTGAAGAACCCGTTGCTCCGTATATTTTTTAAAACGATTGATATCCCGGTAAACCGGGACAGCAAAATATCTGCTTTCAGGGCTTTTAAGCGGGCTGGTGATAATCTTGAAAAGGGGATGAGCCTGATCATTTTTCCGGAGGGAGGCATTTCAGATGCGCATTATCCACCCCGGCTGATGGCTTTTAAAAATGGGCCTTTCCGGCTTGCCATTGAGAAAAATATTCCTATTGTTCCGGTAAGTCTGACCAATATCTGGAAGCTGATGTGGGATGATGGAAAGAAATATGGTTCGAAGCCAGGAATAGCCGATATTTATGTGCACAAGGCGGTTTTGACGGATAATTTGACAATAAATGACTCTGATGAGCTAAAAGACCGTATTTTTGAACTGATAAACAGTAAACTGATTGACAAATGATTATTGATAAGCAAACCATATACAAAGTTGCAGATTTAGCAAGGATAGCTGTAAAGGAGGATGAAGTTGAGGCGTTGATACCGGACATGAACAAAATCCTTACTTTTATGGAGCAGTTAAATGAACTGGATACGACTGGGGTTGAGCCTCTGGTTTATATGAATACGGAAGAGAATGTTTGGCGCGAAGATGAGGTGAAGCAGGAAATCAGCACTGCCGAGGGATTGAAAAATGCTGCACTGCACAATGAGTCCTTTTTTCTGGTGCCAAAGATCATAGAAAAATAAGCGTTATTGTAACATTGGAACACCAGATGGTGTCTAAAAAACAAAAAACACAGGATGGAAAGCGTATCAACAGCAGCAGAAATAGCAGGGCCATTGAATGGAATGGCCAATAAAGCATTGATCCATATCAGGGATATCGGGAGAAAATATGTGATTGGCTCTGAGGTGATTCATGCCTTGAAATCAGTTACACTGGATATTCACAAGGGAGAGTTTGTGGCGTTGATGGGGCCTTCGGGTTCTGGAAAATCTACCCTGATGAATATTTTAGGGTGTTTGGATACTCCAAGCAAAGGTGATTATATTTTGAATGGTACCAATGTGAGCCATATGTCTGATAATGAGTTGGCCGAAGTGAGAAACAAGGAAATTGGTTTTGTTTTTCAGACTTTTAACTTGTTGCCCCGTTCTACTTCATTGGATAATGTTGCACTACCGCTGATTTATGCGGGTGCCAATAAAAAGGAACGTGAAGAGCGGGCACATAAGGCTTTAGAAAATGTTGGATTGGGCAATAGGGTAAGTCATAAACCTAATGAGTTATCGGGCGGACAGCGTCAGCGTGTAGCTGTAGCCAGGGCATTGATCAACAATCCCTCTATCATTTTAGCTGATGAGCCTACCGGAAACCTGGATACCAAGACCTCTATTGAGATTATGGGGCTGCTGGAAGAGATTCATAGTAAGGGGAATACCATTATCCTGGTTACGCATGAAGAAGACATTGCACAACATGCGCATCGCATTGTGCGGATGCGTGACGGATTGATTGAGAATGATTATCAAAACACAGATATTAAAACAGTTTCACCCCGTTTATCTGGCTTAAAAGCCAAAGGCGACGATTTTGAAACGATTGTTTAATTTATGAAGATATATACCAAGACGGGGGATAAAGGACAAACCTCGTTAATAGGAGGTACAAGGGTGCCAAAATACCATTTAAGGATTGAGTGTTATGGCACAGTAGATGAGCTAAATTCCTATATCGGACTTATCATGTGTCAGGATATAGATCTACATCATCAAAAGCTGTTAAAAGAAATACAGGATCGCCTTTTTACTGTTGGGGCTGCTTTAGCTGCTGATCCGGAAAAATCCAGAATGAAGATTCCTGATCTGCATGATAGCGATATCAGTTTATTGGAAAAAGAAATGGACGATATGAATGAGGTATTGCCCGAGTTGAAGCATTTTGTGCTCCCGGGAGGTAATACGGTGGTATCGTACTGTCATATAGCCCGCTGTATATGCCGCCGGGCCGAGCGCTTAACGGTTCATTTGGCTTCCGAAAGCTTTGTTGACGAAAAAATGACGATTTATTTGAACCGTTTAAGTGATTATTTGTTTGTTTTGGCACGAAAACTGAATTCAGATGCTAAAACGGAAGAAAATATCTGGATTCCGCGATTATAGTTGTTTTTAAGGATTGTGTAACAATGTTATAGACCTTAAAATAGTAGAAAAAAAAGTTTGTTTTGCTCAGGTTTTTTAATATACTTTTGCGAAATAAATTAGAATAACTAAATAGTATAAGAAATATGTATTGGACATTAGAACTCGCATCGCACCTGGAAGACGCTCCATGGCCTGCAACAAAAGATGAATTGATTGATTACGGTATAAGATCAGGCGCACCTG
Encoded proteins:
- a CDS encoding deoxynucleoside kinase, which produces MHIAIVGNIGAGKTTLTGLLAKNYGWEALYEAVDNNPYLEDFYSDMKRWSFNLQIYFLNSRFQQIADIENFNRNVIQDRTIYEDAHIFADNLHEMGLMTTRDHQNYKSIFENITSFIKPPDLLVYLRASVPTLVNNIQRRGREYETSIRIDYLAKLNEKYETWIKNYNLGKLLILDKDKLDFTNNPEDLGSIIQSIEAEINGLF
- a CDS encoding outer membrane beta-barrel protein — protein: MLKTIFLNILLLFSVFTAMAQKANIKGVVTDSTEKIKLEHSTVLLIRATDSVMIKTTRTDKLGYFEFSNLKKGDYKILISYPKMGDYIRNLRLSDTSNINLGHINMELKSKLLHEVVIQATKSAIRMKGDTIVFQADSFAVRSNANVQELLKRLPGIEVDKNGNIKAQGKTVKTVLVDGDEFFGDDPLLATRYLKANAVEEIQVYDKKSKSAELTGIDDGIKNKTINIKLKENSKNGYLSTIDLNSNMDNLGDYGGMIGVFKNKLKAAVYGTYSTLNNESKINTSMRKLKGEEYDLIEVGDDGSSIMYVADADDEDYIAASGGLPNNLSIGAYYADKFSDNKMGIKINFKSFDNKNENHTTASSEELLPNETKFTSNGRSDSYAKVAGESLKGTYTYNASPLSTLKLSFGLSKSRNRNNSTSKSATLSNTGLFISQNNQENTGNGNSETYNGNINWSKRFKKRGRTLSIDLQPESQTSKSYENSLNVTNYFNSAGIPGKTEDTDLRKRNSGTQNSVGARINYTDPLSKRWTLEAGYSFKTISSGSNRLVFDNLKPNSAKIDSLSNDFKFINFSNVGKMILQYNNEKFSVSSGLEATHTKFELNDLDKGTNFRRNYLNLSPRTNIFYKVNNSTSLTINYNGYMQQPSIDQLQPVRQINTPLYEVVGNSALRPSFSNNFGISYNSFQFKSDQYISANFNYGFTNNAIVSTELVDEFNKRISSFINANGNNALSGNVSYSKGFSKAHLRMGVDIGFNRSQTIAIINATQNKAANMQYNLRGSLNYYTQQIEFNYVPSASLMTGKSSIGEINDGKSVTHNHEISGTVQLPFKSEFNTSFTLSFRPANASFGQDVNTAIWNSYLATKLLKNETLEIKLSVTDILNQKIGYNRFVGGNFKSEDTFSYIPRYVLIGLNWNLSGNFIKKNSGN
- a CDS encoding cob(I)yrinic acid a,c-diamide adenosyltransferase codes for the protein MKIYTKTGDKGQTSLIGGTRVPKYHLRIECYGTVDELNSYIGLIMCQDIDLHHQKLLKEIQDRLFTVGAALAADPEKSRMKIPDLHDSDISLLEKEMDDMNEVLPELKHFVLPGGNTVVSYCHIARCICRRAERLTVHLASESFVDEKMTIYLNRLSDYLFVLARKLNSDAKTEENIWIPRL
- a CDS encoding 1-acyl-sn-glycerol-3-phosphate acyltransferase translates to MINILKQAHRIYSIFVILVCSLFFLPFYYLLAGNPKNYGSLNRLRKLKSRLCALFIGLVPRITFEQPLQPGQTYIYCANHASNHDIMLLCILAEGRFHFMGKEELLKNPLLRIFFKTIDIPVNRDSKISAFRAFKRAGDNLEKGMSLIIFPEGGISDAHYPPRLMAFKNGPFRLAIEKNIPIVPVSLTNIWKLMWDDGKKYGSKPGIADIYVHKAVLTDNLTINDSDELKDRIFELINSKLIDK
- the kdsB gene encoding 3-deoxy-manno-octulosonate cytidylyltransferase — encoded protein: MKVLGIIPARYASTRFPGKPLIDIQGKSMIQRVYEQASKASTLHKVVVATDDERIATAVTNFGGECIMTGATHQSGTDRCAEVAQQLPDFDIVINIQGDEPFINPKQIDLLVSCFEQPDVQLATLIKKIHTEEELFNNNIPKVVINSYQQAIYFSRHTIPYIRNAEKAQWLKAHQFYKHIGIYGYTASTLAQITRLQPSTLEMAESLEQLRWIENGYTIQTRITQLETIAIDTPEDLNKIVS
- a CDS encoding ABC transporter ATP-binding protein; this encodes MANKALIHIRDIGRKYVIGSEVIHALKSVTLDIHKGEFVALMGPSGSGKSTLMNILGCLDTPSKGDYILNGTNVSHMSDNELAEVRNKEIGFVFQTFNLLPRSTSLDNVALPLIYAGANKKEREERAHKALENVGLGNRVSHKPNELSGGQRQRVAVARALINNPSIILADEPTGNLDTKTSIEIMGLLEEIHSKGNTIILVTHEEDIAQHAHRIVRMRDGLIENDYQNTDIKTVSPRLSGLKAKGDDFETIV
- the gatC gene encoding Asp-tRNA(Asn)/Glu-tRNA(Gln) amidotransferase subunit GatC, with the translated sequence MIIDKQTIYKVADLARIAVKEDEVEALIPDMNKILTFMEQLNELDTTGVEPLVYMNTEENVWREDEVKQEISTAEGLKNAALHNESFFLVPKIIEK
- the trpS gene encoding tryptophan--tRNA ligase is translated as MKETVVSGIRPTGKLHLGNYFGAVTNFVKMQYDYNCYFFIADLHSLTTHPTPQDLHGYVKHVLVEYLACGINPEETTIYIQSDVPEVAELYLYLNMNAYMGELERSTSFKDKVRSQPDNVNAGLLTYPTLMAADILIHKATKVPVGKDQEQHLEFTRTFGNRFNRLYQTEYFPESFAFNYAANLVKVPGLDGNGKMSKSNGEGSCVYLSDSPEIIRKKVARAVTDSGPTTENQAKPEAIQNLFDLMKIVSPADTLAHFEDLYNKMGIRYGDFKKQLAEDMIVFNSPIRERIEELSKDNSYLRQVAKHGALKARESAQRTIREVREIIGFKSF